A genomic segment from Nicotiana tabacum cultivar K326 chromosome 7, ASM71507v2, whole genome shotgun sequence encodes:
- the LOC107828434 gene encoding uncharacterized protein LOC107828434 produces the protein MMSGVFESRSGLVLIWLSALVLLISSAEGLNEEGMYLLDLKKNIWDQFNHLWNWNPNDGTPCGWVGVNCTSDYNPVVQSLYLSSMNLSGTLSSSIGGLGSLTYLDLSFNGFTGNIPKEIGNCSNLQSLQLHDNSFYGPIPAQLYNLSKLEYLNLSTNMISGSIGEEFGKLSSLISFVAFTNNLTGPVPRSIGSLKSLTTFRVGQNSLSGSLPTEIGDCESLESLGLTQNSLSGNLPKELGKLSWLKELVLWGNQFSGYIPKEVGNCTRLQLLALYQNNLIGDIPPEIGKLKVLTRLYLYRNGLNGTIPREIGNLSMAEEIDFSENFLIGEIPVEFGQIKRLRLLYLFQNQLKGVIPDELTSLKNLTSLDLSINDLTGPIPFGFQYQTKLVQLQLFENSLTGTIPQGLGIYSQLWVLDLNNNHLTGRIPPFVCRNSNLFLLNLGSNKLHGGVPSGVLNCVSLVQLRLNGNRLGGSFPSELCKLENLSAVELGQNKFTGPIPPDIGYCQKLQRLDLSGNSFSELPREIGNLTKLVTFNVSANLLTGPIPPDILNCKGLQRLDLSKNSFTDVIPDDIGSLSQLERLLLSENKLSGKIPAALGSLSHLTELQMGGNLLSGEIPSELGNLSGLQIAMDLSNNNLSGSIPPNLGNLILLEYLYLNNNHLSGEIPSTFGNLTSLLGCDFSYNNLTGPLPDIPLFQNMEVSSFTGNKGLCGGPLGGCNAPPAYDANPPRVKSADSPRGKIVTVVAGIVGGVSLVLIVLILYYMKRHPVEMVATQDKDVSSPDSDIYFPPKEGFTFQDLVEATSNFHDCYVIGRGAVGTVYKAVMQSGQIIAVKKLASNREGNNIDNSYRAEILTLGKIRHRNIVKLYGFCNHQGSNLLLYEYMARGSLGELLHSASCSLDWPTRFLVAVGAAQGLAYLHHDCKPRIIHRDIKSNNILLDDKFEAHVGDFGLAKVVDMPQSKSMSAVAGSYGYIAPEYAYTMKVTEKCDIYSYGVVLLELLTGRAPVQPLEQGGDLVTWSRHYIRDHSLTSGILDSRLDLGDETTVSHMLTVLKVALMCTSMSPFDRPSMREVVLMLIESDEQEGNFLSSPVYDLPLKDNSF, from the exons ATGATGTCTGGAGTTTTTGAATCAAGAAGTGGTTTGGTTCTAATTTGGTTAAGTGCTTTGGTACTGCTGATTTCTTCAGCAGAAGGATTGAATGAGGAAGGAATGTATCTGTtagatttgaagaagaatatatGGGATCAGTTTAATCATCTTTGGAATTGGAATCCTAATGATGGAACTCCATGTGGTTGGGTAGGTGTGAATTGCACTTCTGATTATAATCCAGTTGTGCAATCTCTTTATCTTAGCTCTATGAATCTTTCAGGCACTTTGAGTTCTAGCATTGGTGGTCTTGGATCTTTAACTTATCTTGACCTGTCTTTTAATGGATTCACTGGGAATATTCCcaaagaaattggtaattgctcAAACTTGCAATCCCTTCAGCTCCATGATAATTCCTTTTACGGGCCGATTCCTGCTCAATTGTATAACCTGTCTAAGCTAGAATATTTGAATTTGTCCACCAACATGATCTCTGGTTCTATCGGTGAGGAGTTTGGGAAACTCTCGTCTCTAATTTCTTTCGTTGCATTCACCAATAATCTTACTGGTCCAGTGCCTCGATCTATTGGAAGTTTGAAAAGTTTGACAACGTTTCGAGTGGGGCAGAATTCACTTTCTGGAAGTTTACCGACAGAGATAGGTGATTGTGAGAGCCTGGAATCTCTTGGTCTAACACAGAATAGTTTGAGCGGGAACTTACCTAAAGAGCTCGGCAAGCTCAGTTGGTTGAAAGAACTTGTACTTTGGGGCAATCAATTCTCTGGATATATTCCAAAGGAAGTTGGAAATTGTACACGACTTCAATTGCTTGCGTTATATCAGAATAACCTGATTGGAGATATTCCTCCTGAAATAGGTAAACTCAAAGTTTTGACAAGGTTATACCTATACCGGAATGGTTTAAATGGTACCATTCCAAGGGAGATTGGGAATCTTTCTATGGCAGAAGAAATTGATTTCTCAGAAAACTTTCTAATAGGAGAAATTCCAGTTGAGTTTGGCCAAATAAAGAGGCTGAGATTGTTGTATCTTTTCCAGAACCAGCTCAAAGGCGTTATACCAGATGAACTTACTAGTTTAAAGAACTTGACTAGTCTTGATCTGTCAATTAATGACCTAACAGGTCCTATTCCATTTGGATTTCAGTACCAAACTAAATTGGTTCAGTTACAGCTTTTTGAGAATTCTTTAACTGGTACTATTCCTCAAGGTCTTGGCATTTATAGTCAACTTTGGGTGCTTGATTTAAATAACAACCACCTCACAGGAAGAATTCCTCCATTCGTTTGTCGGAATTCCAATCTTTTTTTGCTGAATCTTGGGTCAAATAAATTGCATGGAGGCGTTCCATCTGGTGTTCTTAATTGTGTTTCATTGGTTCAACTGCGTCTTAATGGTAACAGGTTAGGGGGGTCATTTCCTTCTGAGTTGTGCAAATTGGAAAACCTGTCTGCTGTTGAACTCGGGCAGAACAAGTTCACTGGTCCAATACCTCCTGATATTGGATATTGCCAGAAGTTGCAGAGGCTTGATCTCTCAGGCAATAGTTTCAGCGAGCTGCCAAGGGAGATAGGAAATCTTACCAAGCTTGTGACTTTCAATGTCTCGGCTAATTTGCTCACTGGACCGATACCTCCAGACATTCTGAACTGCAAGGGACTACAACGGCTTGATCTCAGCAAGAACAGCTTTACGGATGTTATACCTGATGACATCGGTAGCTTGTCGCAGCTAGAACGCCTTTTGCTTTCAGAGAATAAGCTTTCTGGAAAGATACCAGCAGCATTGGGGAGCCTCTCTCATTTGACGGAGCTGCAGATGGGCGGGAATTTATTGTCAGGTGAAATACCATCAGAGTTGGGTAATCTTAGTGGCTTACAGATTGCAATGGATCTTAGCAACAACAATCTCTCTGGTAGTATACCACCTAACCTTGGTAATCTTATCCTATTAGAGTACCTCTATCTCAACAACAATCATCTGAGTGGTGAAATACCGAGCACATTTGGGAACTTGACAAGTCTGTTGGGCTGTGATTTCTCATACAATAACCTCACTGGACCATTGCCTGATATACCGCTCTTTCAGAACATGGAAGTGAGCAGCTTCACTGGAAACAAAGGTCTTTGTGGTGGGCCCCTAGGCGGATGTAATGCACCTCCAGCGTACGACGCCAATCCTCCTCGAGTCAAAAGTGCAGATTCTCCTCGAGGAAagattgttactgttgttgccgGTATAGTTGGTGGagtttctcttgtcttgattgtGCTAATATTATACTATATGAAGAGGCATCCAGTTGAGATGGTTGCCACCCAAGATAAAGACGTATCGTCTCCAGATTCAGACATTTATTTCCCTCCAAAGGAGGGATTTACTTTCCAAGACTTGGTTGAGGCTACAAGCAATTTTCATGATTGTTATGTTATTGGAAGAGGAGCTGTTGGAACAGTTTACAAGGCTGTCATGCAGTCAGGACAAATAATTGCAGTGAAGAAGCTTGCTTCTAACAGAGAGGGTAATAACATTGACAATAGCTACCGTGCTGAGATCTTAACACTAGGAAAGATTAGGCATCGTAACATCGTAAAGCTATATGGCTTTTGCAATCATCAGGGTTCTAATCTACTTCTCTATGAGTATATGGCCAGAGGTAGCCTCGGCGAATTGCTTCACAGTGCATCGTGTAGCTTGGACTGGCCGACTCGCTTTTTGGTGGCTGTTGGTGCTGCTCAAGGACTTGCTTACTTACATCATGATTGCAAGCCACGGATCATCCACCGTGATATAAAGTCCAATAATATTCTGCTTGATGACAAGTTTGAAGCTCACGTTGGTGATTTTGGTTTGGCGAAAGTTGTGGATATGCCTCAATCTAAGTCTATGTCTGCAGTTGCTGGTTCATATGGCTACATAGCCCCCG AATATGCTTACACCATGAAAGTTACAGAAAAGTGTGATATCTATAGTTACGGGGTAGTCCTTTTGGAGTTGCTAACCGGAAGAGCACCAGTACAGCCCCTAGAACAAGGTGGTGATCTCGTGACATGGTCGAGGCATTATATTAGGGACCATTCGTTGACGTCAGGGATACTTGATAGCCGATTGGATTTAGGAGATGAAACTACTGTTAGTCATATGCTCACAGTACTAAAAGTTGCTTTAATGTGTACTAGTATGTCGCCATTTGACCGTCCTTCAATGCGCGAGGTTGTTCTGATGTTGATTGAGTCTGATGAGCAAGAAGGGAACTTCCTCTCATCTCCAGTTTATGATCTCcctctcaaagataattccttttAG